Part of the Phycodurus eques isolate BA_2022a chromosome 3, UOR_Pequ_1.1, whole genome shotgun sequence genome, CTGATTATGTACGGGATGAAAGTAGTAAGATGCTCACCAATCCATGATGTTGAAGAAGGATACACCTTCATCAGGAGGCTGTAGTACTTTACAAAACGAGCAGAAGAATGTAGGGCTTTTGTCAAAAGGTTCTTTACACTTCCAGCAGTTCATTAAGACATTGTCTGTGCTGTAACTTCGGACTGATGTGACGTTACTGAAATAGCAAGTCAACTGTCGTCCCATCCCAATGGTTCTGAGGGCCAtcttgctgctccatgtgtccTTTGCCAAACCCACAACCATACAGTGTGCTGGACATGTAACAACTTTGAAAGCGACCGGTCGACTCGTCACGAGCCGGCTTGTGTGCGGCATTGTCCGGAATGAGCACACCGTTCGCAAAAACTTCAGTGGCGCCATTTGGGAATTTTTAAAACACGctatttgaagttgttttccaacccaaaacaaatacataagcATCTCCAGGAAGTTGCGTCTTTTTCTACGTTTAGTAAAAAGAGGCATACTGCCACCTACCGGTTGGCGGTGACGGCCGATGGCTGAAGTGCCTCGATTGTGCTCGGAAACCAGCGGCTATTGCTATTAGCTTTAGCTGCCTAGCCGCGAAAAAGCAAATATACGCTTCTTCCAGTGGCGCCGGATTTAAACACACGCCTTCAAACACAGTAAGTCGACGCTTCAAGCTCTTTTCACACATAGTGTGGTCGCCCCGCAGACATATTATCCGCGGCGTTTCTCCACAATTCAAGTTGAACCCCAGATAACACAAAGAGCCGGGTGGTAAACATGTAGCTTGTTAGCTCGCTGGCTAACAGCACCCAAAGCTAGTCTGTAAAGATGTTCGTGCTAAGTATGTTAGATACACGTGACGTGGAATCTGTAAAAAATGATATTAATTATGTTTTTCCATCCAAACGttgtattaatatatttttgacaAAGCCCGTCCATGCTAATATTACCGCTGTAGAATGACTGTATCCAACTTCTCATTTCGAGGTTAATCACATGCTCTCACTCACACTACGTGAATTTGACTTTCTCTACATTTCATACCACGTCCATAAATGTCAAACGAGGCAAATcacggtttttatttatttttttaaataaatacagatttcTCACACAAGCCCATGGCAATCAGAGGGGCGATGGTCCATGAACGCTCATGGACACACAGAAAGCGGCTCGTCCATCACCAGCAGCAACAGGCACTGGAGCCCAGATAACACAGTGAAACCGGTAAGTTACATGATTGTAACACTGGCCATGTGATGATaaataaatcttcaaaaaaggagcTCTGAAGTTGGGCCAGTGTAAATCTGCTTTTTGGCCCCTGGATCAGACTTGGTGTCCCCGACTTTATCGTTTCCGAACAAAGTAGACGCCCGCGACGACTGCCGGCGCCTGCCTCTTATTGTCTAAGTGTAGGTGTGTTGGAGAGGTGAGGGAAAAGGTGACAGTATAGTGTCCCGGAGAGGCAACTGTTCAGAGACAACACTTTCTATAAGGTAAACAGGATCTCTCCTCCTGAAGGTCGAGGGAGGTGCTTCTCAAGGCCCCCACAGACAATACTGTGGGTATTATTAACGGAAATGGCTAAGAATAGCGAGGTGGCTCCTCTGGCCGCCGCGTTGTTTGGGTTAAACATGCCAAAACGGAACATCATCTTGAGAGGAGTCCCTTCTCGAGCTTACATGCTGGGTGTGCCGCACACACGCCAAGCCAGTGGCTAAATGGAGACGCTGATGGACAACATCAGCAAAAGAGCTGACGAGGAATGTGTTCACTGCGAACGGGTGGACTTATTGCcctttacagatgtgtaagtaGAAGACATTTTCTGCTTCCAATCCTCGTGAATAATTGCATGTTAATTTCATAATTATTCattgcagtgattctcaaagtgtggtacgtgaaagaatgACTTAGTTGGATACGAATAAAATTTACAGTTAAAACATGCAATGCAATCAAACATGGTAGAGCATTTCTTGTAGCTATGCATATAGTACATCCTGTGCACACTTATTTTTAATCTAGTGCAGTACTTTTACCGGTACTTTTCTTGcagaaaatatgttttacttttcaaCTACAGTTGAGTACAGTTTAgttgtttaacttttaagtacagtaatggtacaaaactgtttgtttttaaacaaatatgtaagtcatttatttaacttatgtaatacattttgattcattgcgctggtcaacaacaaatttgtcGAAGATCTTTTTTTAGCTGATTTATGGcgattttgatgtgctgaatccaaatatcacaggttttgctcaatcaggcCAACTCTCTGAACTATGgccatgtttttaaatgtaccggTATTTTTGCCTTAGAGTTTCAAATAAAAAGAGGTTTATGCCCTGAATTTTAAACAATGATGACGTAACATTCCATTTACAGGTACTTCCTTTTATCCATATCTACTATTCAGTTTCcagtaagcaaagtttgtaacatttgattaataaactcTTAACAACATAAAAAACGGTCTCGAACAAGAAAAGTGGAAGTCAATGATGCAAAgttgtcctaaatcagttgaaaaaactatttaccaaaacattttttgtaacccagtgttattcaagtacactttttttgtcttccaatatttaaacacagtgtgttcaaactgtgcataatatttCAGTGGTTTATTGATGGCTGAAATGCAAAACCTCCTATctgaaaattttactttttgggggtaaaaaaaggCTCCCCCtgaagctgtcaccttatcgtagtGGAGGGGTTTGAGTGTCCCggtgatccgaggagctaagttgtctttggcttcacgcccctggtagggtcagccatggcaaacaggtcctaggtgagggaccagacaaagcacggcaaaGAGATCCatatgatgaaaaatacatcCATGTTcaacagccatttgttaaaatcatttaagttaattttttcctcattaatgtacacacagcaccccatattgacagaaaaaaacttaattgttgaaattttgctgatttattcaaaaagaaaaactgaaatatcacacagccataagtattcagacccttttctgtgacactcatatatttaactcgggtgctgtccatttcttctgatcatccttaaaatggttctacaccttcattgaagtcaagctgtgtttgattatactgattggacttgattaggaaagccacacccctgtctatataagaccttacagctcacagtgcatgtcagagcaaatgagaatcatgaggtaagaggaactgcctgaagagctcagagacagaatcgtggcaaggcacagaactggccatggttacaaaaaacatttctgctgcacttaaggttcctaatagtacagtggcctccataatcctgaaatggaagacgtttgggacgatcagaacccttcctagagccggccgtccggccaaactgagcaactggGGGTGCAGagcctttgtgagagaggtaaagaggaacccaaagatcactgtggctgagctccagaaatgcagtcgggtgatgggcgaaagttctcgaaagtcaaccttcactgcagccctccaccagttggggctttatggtagAGTAGCTTGGCGGAAGCttcttctcagtgcaagacacatgaaagcccgcgtggagtttgctaaaaaaacacctgaaggactccaacattgtgagaaataagattatctggtctgatgagaccaagatagaaattgttggcctttattctaagtggcatgtgtggagaaaaccaggcactgctcatcacctgtccaatacagtcctaacagtgaagcatagtggtggcagcatcgtactgtgggtgtgtttttcagctgcagggacagtgagactggttgcaatcgaagaaaagattaatgcggccaagtacagggatatcctggacgaaaaccttctccagagtgctcagaacctcagactgggctgaaagttcaccttccaacaagacaatgaccctgagAACAACGCTGTGATGACTTctgaatggcccagacagagccctaacttaaacccaattgagcatctctggaaagacctgaaaatggctgcccaccaacattcaccatgcaacctgacagaaccggagaggatctgcaaggaggaatggcaaatgattcccaaatccaggtgtgaaaaacttgttgcatcgttcccaaaaagactcatggctgtataagctcaaaagggtgcttctactaaatactgagcaaagggtctgaatacttatggctgtgtgatatttcagtttttcttttttaataaatctgcaaaaaattcaacaattgttttttttgtcaatatggagtgctgtgtgtacattaatgttggaaaaaaattaacttaaattattttcgcaaatggctgcaatataaaaaagagtgaaaattttaagggggtctgaatacttttccgtacccactgtacatctaATTTTATGCAGAGTTAAACCTCGAAGATCGGTTCTGTGATGCTGGTCAACAtagaatttttttcaaaattattttatcttttgAATCAATTGAAATTGAATGAATCTGCTCCACAGTCAAACggtcaccatcataaaatctTTTCTGTGTAGGCAGTTATTTTAGTAACATTTAAAGTCTTCCACAGCCATTTGTTAATAAAACACTCTTAACTTTTATTACGACCAGGGTGCAGTAGTCACATTGTACATGCACACCTGTAAAGGTCAACCGCTGTTaattcaataaaacattttactttatttttacgCACAACGTCTTGTGTAAAAAGCTAACACCTCGGGTGATGTCACCCACAATGACCATTTCTTTGTGTAACAATCGAGGTCTACTTTTGCCTGAAAACGGGTTGGGTTCAAATTGCGTGACATTTGGTGTGGCTTTTCTGTATCTATAAACGTTAGTCAATTTAGCATTTCAGGTCACAACAATCAAATGTTCGCTAAAAATTCAGTCGGTTGTGTGAAATGGATTGTTGATTagttgaggcaaaatggagtgcacttctCGCCACAGTTGATTCAGTCTTGTATTACAGTATCCCTCTCCCGCTGActgtcaatcacaaatctagCACGGCTGTTGTCAGATTTGTGACTGGATGAGCGAGTGTGTAGCCACTCAAGTTTGGTTGAATGGACAACtagtttttgtgtgcgtgtgtgtgtttggcatgGTTACGGCCGACAGTACCCGTTTGTTGTCGCAAATAAAGAAATgctaaaatagaataaatatcaTGCAAGCTTTATTTTgccacaacatttttttttatttgtatttttatgtttttaatgccCTGTTACAGAAAATCATGAATAGGCCAGTTATTCCACGAATAACTGTGAATAGGTCCCAAAAGAAAATCTGTGACTCGGTAAATTTGTGTGTGCCGAGTCGTAAATATTGGGGGTGCCACTGTATTAGCAGGTGTTCACTGCAGTAAGAGGTAGAACAATTCAGTGCTCTTCCAATAGATGGCTGAAGAGacaattaacctgtgcatccacctgtagtcattcatacaacagaatatcagctttgtgttcaactaatcaggcccagatttcacactaaattgtgagtacagtacagtactttttgtgaaatttgtttTGGGTAGAGGgccgtgagatttttaaaatgtaaaatgtgcctttgctaaataaaggttggaaaacactgttCTATGGCACAACACCCACAGGCGTAATTATCAACCAATCCTCTTAAATTAGAGTTTCCAAAATGTCTTATCATTAAAGATTATATATAATCAATTCAATTCTTAAACATTGCCAGACATTAGAAATTACACTGCCATATTTTCTGTAGAAATTTTGAGCAAGAATATGATGCAAAtccatttgtgtttttaatctgGAAAAAAGTAGCAGGGAAGTTATCAATTTGGGCATAAGTGAAAGACAGGTTAAAAGataagggtggcgtgccctctccaggtcgcggatgagatcctgtcccaagtggaggagttcaagtatcctggggtcttgttcacaagtgagggaagaatggaacgggagatcgacaggcggatcggtgcagcgtctgcagtgatgcgcactttgtatcgatccgttgtggtaaagaaggagctaaggcgaagctctcgatttaccggtcgatctacgttcctaccctcaccaatgatcacgagctgtgggtcgtgaccgaaagaacgagatcccggatacaagcggccgaaatgagtttcctccgcagggtgtccgggctctcccttagagagagggtgagaaactcggtcattcgggaggatctcagagtagagccgttgctccttcacatcgagaggagccagatgaggtggctggggcatctgattcggatgcctcccggacgcctccctggtgaggtgttccgggcacgtcccactgggaggagaccccgggacgacccaggacacgctggagagactacatccttcggctggcctgggaacgcctcgggatccccccggaagagatggatgaagtggctggggaaagggaagtctgggcgtccctgctaaagctactgcccccgcgacccgacctcggataagcggtagatggatggatggatggatggatggaggttaaAAGTTTTATGACACATAGGAGCTCATTCTGCTGCTGGCTAAAGTCCATTTTTAATGACATCTTGTGAAGTGTGAATGTGGTAAATAACTTAGCAGCCAGATTGCACGTATTGGTGTAATGGACTTAACCTCTATTACTGTCTGATGACTATTGTACTATAATACATGACTGATATGTTTAGTTGGCTCCACACCATCGTACACTAAACCCTGCTGTGAGTAACGAAAACCCATAAATAAttcacacacacccaaaaaatgtttataattgcctctAATGATATTTTTCACCATAGATattccacaaactatgatcccaaaacacaatcatttcaaacttctcttacaacattaccctcaAATGTACATTGGTCGCAGATGATTTGGTTTGATGCAGagcaaacacatacacaagcgGAGAAGACTAACTTTCATAAACTAGACTAAACTTAGCTCATCCCTGACATACAAAAATGTTAGAATAGGCACCATGTATCACggcaacatacttccttggctCCAATTACTGCTTTCCTGTTAGGCAATAATTTGGCACcatattgtggcatcttggAGTGATACAGAAAGCCCCAAAGTCTGCTGAGATTCCGGCAGTAGAGTTTTTGAGTGAATAGTTAAGGATAGGTtccactggaaaaaaataataatacctgGAATCAATTAAATTGTAAATGGCATACCACAACTAGGCGGggcttcattttatttcatgacaCGAACATATTTGCATGTTTGCCTCTCAAGATACAATTAAGTTGAACCAGCTGACAagcaaaatactaatttgtttGCTTGAGTTTAGATTGGTTTTTGCAAGCTAAATTCACTGTAAAATGTTTCACACTTACATATGTGGTGTatcaaaaatgtcttaaaaattTCACATACTGTGGTGTTATATTgagacattttaaatttgatataATGGGCCTTAAAAAGGGGGTCTTAAAAAGTCCCAAGCTTGGCTTCCTCAAATCTACGTTCCATAAATATGACAATGGTATGGAAACAATACTTGAGATGATTTAGATTTCCTCATACCatttaaaattttgtatttttagacgtaacaataattatttaattgattgtagTTTTTCTCCATAGTCAATCAAGGAAAattatgtaatatatattataaatgcCCTGATTTTATAGCATCAGATTAGTTGGTAAACCATCTCAGGAATATGTGGATATGTGCCAGCACCTAAACTGTGAAAAGGGGATAATTTTCTGTGATTCAAATCTAAGCGATGGAAAAAAGATATAAGATGCAGAAAATTGAGCttcatatttaattgactgatgAGTTTGGCTCGAAAGCCCCCATCGAGTATGGGACCCCATTTCAGCACCTGTTAAAACAAAAGCATCACATCGATTATTGTAAAGTCTACAAAGGAACATGTTTTCAGAAAAAGCAAGAAGCTCCTTTTCATACAGCCTTCAAATCGAGCAGTGGGGGAGAGAGCAGAGCAGCAATTGATGTAATTTTGTGACCCCCTTTAATCAAAGTTTTATAGAAATATCGCATGTCCTCTGTTCATTTCAGAAAACCTAAATACGGAACTTAGAATATACATACGGAATGTgtagaaaataattattatatatttatatgtttatgaagtaaaatatatatcaaaattccacaaaacaaggcccattttttattttgtcattgaaCATATCACGACACACCAGTTGACAGTTACTGATCGGGAGTATTCAGATGTTTGACCTTGTTAGTTTGGAATGATCAATTACTCCGAAAGCAAGGTGTTAAGGTGTTTGTGGCTTAGCATCTCATTGTACTTGTTTCCTCAATCTGTGCTTTTTCCTCACAGATAAACCATGATCCCCATCACTGAACTGCGGTACTTTGTGGACACTCAGCCGGCCTACCGCATCCTGAAACCATGGTGGGACGTGTTCACGGACTATATCTCCATCGTTATGCTCATGATCTCGGTGTTCGGGGGGACTCTGCAGGTCACCCAAGACAAGATGATCTGCTTGCCCTGCAAGTGGGTGGTCGATCAGACCTGCAAGAAGAACTTAAATTCCACATTaactacacctttttcatggGAGCCCAAAGGAATCCAGTATGATTTGGACCGGCACCAGTACAACTATGTAGACGCTGTGTGCTATGAGACTAGATTGCACTGGTTTGCCAAATATTTCCCATACCTGGTGTTACTCCATACCCTTATTTTCCTAGCCTGTAGCAACTTTTGGTTCAAGTTTCCCCGCACTAGCTCCAAACTAGAGCATTTTGTTTCCATCTTACTGAAGTGCTTCGACTCACCGTGGACCACTAGGGCTCTGTCAGAAACGGTGGTGGAAGAAAGTGATCCAAAACCAATGAAAATGAACGGCTCAATGGAGCACAAGGAGTCTGTGATCAGCGAAGACGTGGAAGCCAGTGTTCCTATGCTCCAGAGGACAAAGACGCGCCTTGAGCAGGGCATTGTCGATCGAACAGAGACAGGGGTTTTGGATAAGAAGGAAGGCGAACAGGCGAAAGCTCTCTTTGAAAAAGTCAAGAAGTTCCGAATACACGTAGAAGAAGGAGACATCGTATACAGGCTGTACATCCGTCAGACTATTATCAAggtcatcaaattcattttgATAATTTGCTATACAGGGTATTATGTGAATGATATCAAGTTCAGCGTGGACTGCAATGTTGATATAGAGAGTCTGACTGGTTACAGCGTGTATCGCTGTGCTCATCCATTGgctacactttttaaaatcttgGCCTGTTTTTACATTAGCTTAGTTGTAGTGTATGGCTTCATCTGCATGTATACACTGTGCTGGATGCTGCGACGCTCTCTCAAGAAGTATTCATTTGAGTCAATACGAGAAGAGAGCAGCTACAGTGACATACCTGATGTTAAGAACGACTTTGCATTCATGTTGCATATGATAGATCAGTATGACCCACTGTACTCCAAACGCTTCGCCGTGTTCCTCTCAGAAGTGAGCGAAAACAAACTGAGGCAGCTCAACCTCAACAACGAGTGGACGCTGGACAAGCTCAGGCAGAGGATAACCAAGAACTCTCAAGAGAAACTGGAGCTGCACCTTTTCATGCTAAGTGGCATTCCAGACACAGTATTTGACCTAATGGAGCTGGAGGTTCTCAAACTGGAGCTTATACCAGATGTGACTATCCCGCCGATAATCGCTCAGCTCGTCAATCTGAGAGAGATGTGGCTTTACCACACCCCAGCCAAAATTGAAGCTCCGGCGTTGGCTTTTTTGCGGGAGAATTTGAAGTCACTGCACATCAAATTCACTGATATCAAAGAGATTCCTTTATGGATTTACAGTTTGAAGAATCTTAGTGAGCTTCATCTAACCGGGAATCTGAGCGCTGAGAACAACCGCTACATTGTCATCGATGGACTGAGGGAGCTCAAAAGGCTCAAGGTTCTCCGTCTAAAGAGCAATCTCACCAAGCTGCCTCAGGTGGTGACCGACGTAGGCATGCACCTCCAGAAGCTGTCCGTCAATAACGAAGGCACCAAGCTAATGGTGCTCAACAGCCTGAAGAAAATGGTCAATCTGACTGAACTAGAGCTGATCCGGTGCGATCTCGAGCGCATACCACACTCCATCTTCAGCTTGCACAATTTGCAGGAGATCGATTTGAAAGACAACAACCTGAAGACCATAGAGGAGATCATCAGTTTCCAGCACCTGCACAGGCTGGTCTGCCTTAAACTCTGGTATAATCAGATTGCCTATATTCCCATTCAGATTGGCACGCTGATCAATTTGGAGAAACTGTACCTGAACAGAAACAAGATTGAGAAGATTCCCAGCCAGTTGTTTTATTGCCGTAAGCTTCGCTTTCTGGACCTGAGCCATAACAACTTAACCAATAT contains:
- the LOC133400015 gene encoding volume-regulated anion channel subunit LRRC8A, translated to MIPITELRYFVDTQPAYRILKPWWDVFTDYISIVMLMISVFGGTLQVTQDKMICLPCKWVVDQTCKKNLNSTLTTPFSWEPKGIQYDLDRHQYNYVDAVCYETRLHWFAKYFPYLVLLHTLIFLACSNFWFKFPRTSSKLEHFVSILLKCFDSPWTTRALSETVVEESDPKPMKMNGSMEHKESVISEDVEASVPMLQRTKTRLEQGIVDRTETGVLDKKEGEQAKALFEKVKKFRIHVEEGDIVYRLYIRQTIIKVIKFILIICYTGYYVNDIKFSVDCNVDIESLTGYSVYRCAHPLATLFKILACFYISLVVVYGFICMYTLCWMLRRSLKKYSFESIREESSYSDIPDVKNDFAFMLHMIDQYDPLYSKRFAVFLSEVSENKLRQLNLNNEWTLDKLRQRITKNSQEKLELHLFMLSGIPDTVFDLMELEVLKLELIPDVTIPPIIAQLVNLREMWLYHTPAKIEAPALAFLRENLKSLHIKFTDIKEIPLWIYSLKNLSELHLTGNLSAENNRYIVIDGLRELKRLKVLRLKSNLTKLPQVVTDVGMHLQKLSVNNEGTKLMVLNSLKKMVNLTELELIRCDLERIPHSIFSLHNLQEIDLKDNNLKTIEEIISFQHLHRLVCLKLWYNQIAYIPIQIGTLINLEKLYLNRNKIEKIPSQLFYCRKLRFLDLSHNNLTNIPPDIGSLQNLQYLAVTANRIESLPNELFQCKKLRTLNLGNNCLQSLPSRFGELTGLTQLELRGNRLECLPVELAECRQLKRTGLVVEEDLFTTLPTEVKEQLWRTDKEQI
- the hscb gene encoding iron-sulfur cluster co-chaperone protein HscB; protein product: MPLFTKRRKRRNFLEMLMYLFWVGKQLQIACFKNSQMAPLKFLRTVCSFRTMPHTSRLVTSRPVAFKVVTCPAHCMVVGLAKDTWSSKMALRTIGMGRQLTCYFSNVTSVRSYSTDNVLMNCWKCKEPFDKSPTFFCSFCKVLQPPDEGVSFFNIMDCEDTFALDMHKLQKRYLQLQRSLHPDNFSQKSAEEREYSEHQSALVNKAYRTLLKPLSRGLYMLELKGMRFDEGTESGVDAEFLMELMEINEALEQAQTPEEADKISQDTKGKLKGLTEKIDGALHAGELHAAKALLAQMKYFSNIEEKVKEKLSGFM